One genomic segment of Cellulophaga sp. HaHaR_3_176 includes these proteins:
- a CDS encoding Tex family protein, producing MQLIPYIIKYTQISEKSIQNTVELLNEDCTIPFISRYRKEKTGNLDEVQIGDIVKFKEQFEVLEKRKLTIIKSVDEQGSLTPELQKKFEQAEDLIALEDLYLPFKKKRKTKAETAIKNGLEPLAKIIMSQNTEEIDHIASQYLNESILNEDDALEGARHIIAEWINERTDVRNQIRNQLNRFAQITTKVIGTKKNDEKAQKFRDYFDWSESLSRCPSHRFLAILRAENEKFIRVKVEIDNEKAIDRITDRIIKSKNTCAKHIELAIQDAFKRLLFPSLSNETLKAAKEKADEDAIQVFSKNLKQLLLGAPLGEKRILAIDPGFKSGCKVVCLSEQGDLLHNENIYPHAPQNDSTGAIKKISSLIDAYKIEAIAIGNGTASRETEDLVKRIFFKNPIEVFVVSEAGASIYSASKIARDEFPNYDVTVRGSVSIGRRLADPLAELVKIDPKSIGVGQYQHDVDQSKLKTSLDTVVESCVNSVGVNINTASVPLLSYVSGIGPKLAENIVSYRNENGSFSSRSEIKKVPRLGGKAFEQGAAFLRIKDAKNPLDDSAVHPERYSLIKKMAEDKGSSISELIGNKTELQSINLNKYCTDEIGLPTLKDILKELEKPGLDTREKAKVFTFDQNIKSISDLHEGQLLPGIVNNITNFGCFVDIGIKESGLIHVSNLSDSFVKDVNEHVTLQQQIIVKVLDVDVPRKRIQLALHK from the coding sequence ATGCAACTTATCCCCTATATCATAAAATACACTCAAATTTCTGAAAAGAGTATTCAAAACACGGTTGAACTCTTAAATGAAGATTGTACTATTCCCTTTATATCACGTTACCGAAAAGAAAAAACAGGTAACCTTGATGAGGTTCAAATTGGCGATATTGTAAAGTTTAAAGAACAATTTGAAGTATTAGAAAAAAGAAAACTAACCATTATAAAATCTGTTGATGAACAGGGTTCATTAACTCCAGAGCTTCAAAAAAAGTTTGAACAGGCTGAAGATTTAATTGCTTTAGAGGATTTATACTTGCCATTTAAGAAAAAGCGTAAAACCAAAGCTGAAACGGCTATTAAAAATGGGTTAGAGCCTTTAGCTAAAATAATAATGTCACAAAACACAGAAGAGATTGACCATATCGCTTCTCAATATTTAAACGAAAGTATTCTTAATGAAGATGATGCCCTTGAAGGTGCTCGACATATAATTGCTGAGTGGATAAATGAACGTACCGATGTTCGAAATCAAATTAGAAACCAGCTAAACCGTTTCGCTCAAATCACAACAAAAGTAATAGGAACTAAGAAAAACGATGAAAAGGCTCAAAAATTTCGTGATTATTTCGATTGGTCTGAATCATTAAGCCGCTGTCCTTCTCACCGCTTTTTAGCAATTTTACGTGCTGAAAATGAAAAATTCATTCGTGTTAAAGTTGAAATTGATAATGAGAAAGCAATTGATAGAATTACTGATCGAATTATAAAATCGAAAAATACATGTGCAAAACATATTGAGCTTGCCATACAAGATGCCTTTAAACGCTTATTATTCCCCTCACTATCTAACGAAACTTTAAAAGCTGCAAAAGAAAAAGCAGATGAAGATGCGATACAAGTTTTCTCAAAAAATCTAAAACAACTCCTATTAGGCGCACCTTTAGGTGAAAAAAGAATTCTCGCTATAGATCCTGGCTTTAAATCGGGCTGTAAAGTGGTTTGCCTTAGTGAACAAGGTGACTTACTGCATAATGAAAATATTTACCCACACGCGCCACAAAACGACAGCACAGGCGCTATAAAAAAGATTAGCTCATTAATAGATGCTTACAAAATAGAAGCAATTGCGATTGGTAATGGTACTGCTTCAAGAGAAACAGAAGATTTAGTAAAACGCATATTTTTTAAAAACCCAATAGAAGTTTTTGTGGTAAGTGAAGCAGGAGCATCTATCTATTCCGCATCAAAAATTGCCCGTGATGAGTTTCCGAATTACGATGTTACGGTTCGTGGTTCTGTTTCTATCGGAAGAAGGTTAGCTGATCCGTTAGCCGAACTCGTGAAAATAGATCCAAAATCTATCGGTGTTGGTCAATACCAGCATGATGTGGACCAATCTAAATTAAAAACATCATTAGATACTGTTGTTGAAAGTTGCGTAAACTCTGTTGGTGTAAATATCAACACGGCAAGTGTTCCATTATTAAGTTATGTATCTGGTATTGGTCCAAAACTTGCTGAAAACATTGTAAGCTACCGTAATGAAAATGGTAGTTTTTCAAGCAGGAGCGAAATTAAAAAAGTACCACGCTTAGGCGGTAAAGCTTTTGAACAAGGTGCGGCATTTTTAAGAATTAAAGATGCTAAAAACCCTTTAGATGATTCTGCCGTTCACCCTGAACGTTATTCGCTCATAAAAAAAATGGCTGAAGATAAAGGTTCATCTATATCAGAATTAATTGGTAATAAAACAGAATTACAAAGTATCAACTTAAATAAATATTGCACAGATGAGATTGGGCTACCAACACTAAAAGATATCTTAAAAGAACTTGAAAAACCAGGTTTAGATACTAGAGAAAAAGCTAAAGTTTTCACCTTTGACCAAAATATAAAATCCATTTCAGATTTACACGAAGGGCAATTATTACCTGGTATCGTAAATAACATTACCAACTTTGGTTGTTTTGTCGATATTGGTATTAAAGAAAGTGGGCTTATTCATGTATCTAACCTATCAGACTCTTTTGTAAAAGATGTAAATGAACATGTTACGTTGCAACAACAAATAATTGTAAAAGTTTTAGATGTTGATGTACCTAGAAAACGAATTCAATTAGCCCTGCATAAATAA
- a CDS encoding ferritin, whose translation MLSKNIEKALNDQIKIEAESSQIYLAMACWAEVKGLEGVAGFMYDQSQEERDHMLKLVKFINERGGHAQISELSAPNVTFSSFKEMFEKLFEHEVFVSGSINELVHISLQEKDYATHNFLQWYVAEQIEEEAMARTILDKINLIGDDKGGLYLFDRDIQQLTITSASIDTAQ comes from the coding sequence ATGTTATCAAAAAATATAGAAAAAGCACTTAACGATCAGATAAAAATAGAAGCAGAATCTTCTCAAATTTATTTGGCAATGGCATGCTGGGCTGAAGTTAAAGGTTTAGAAGGTGTTGCAGGTTTCATGTACGATCAATCTCAAGAAGAGCGTGATCATATGCTTAAGCTTGTAAAATTCATAAATGAACGTGGTGGTCACGCTCAAATTTCTGAATTATCAGCTCCTAATGTTACTTTTTCATCTTTTAAAGAAATGTTTGAAAAATTATTTGAACATGAAGTTTTTGTTTCTGGTAGTATTAACGAATTAGTACACATTAGTCTTCAAGAGAAAGATTATGCTACTCACAACTTTTTACAGTGGTACGTGGCTGAACAAATAGAAGAAGAAGCTATGGCTAGAACAATTTTAGACAAAATAAACCTGATTGGTGATGATAAAGGTGGACTTTACTTATTTGATAGAGACATACAACAACTTACAATTACCTCAGCTTCAATAGATACAGCTCAATAA
- the metG gene encoding methionine--tRNA ligase translates to MSEKLKNPSRYTITAALPYTNGPIHIGHLAGVYVPADIYSRYLRLTGKDVAFVCGSDEHGVAISMKAKKEGVSPQEIIDKYHAIIKQSFLDFGITFDNYSRTSAPIHHETASEFFKTMYEHGDFIEETTEQLYDAEANQFLADRFVVGTCPKCGNEEAYGDQCENCGSTLNATDLINPKSTISGAVPTVKETKHWFLPLDRHEEFLKKWILEGHKNDWKPNVYGQCKSWIDDGLKPRAVTRDLDWGIPVPVPGGEGKVLYVWFDAPIGYISSTKEWAAREGKDWEPYWKDENTKMVHFIGKDNIVFHCIIFPSILKAHGGYILPDNVPANEFLNLEGNKLSTSKNWAVWLHEYLEDFPNMQDVLRYTLTANAPETKDNDFTWKDFQARNNNELVAIFGNFINRVVVLSNKYYNGIIPAPAEFSDIDKDTLAEIKKYPEIISSSIERYRFREAGQELMNLARLGNKYLADEEPWKVIKQDEERVKTIMFVALQIASALAVLSEPFLPFTATKLKGILKTEGLNSWSDISEKEILIAANHQIGAAELLFSKVEDEAIQAQLDKLEATKKANENANKEVTAQKETITFDDFSKLDIRVGTIIEAEKMPKAKKLLVLKVDTGIDVRTIVSGIAESFKPEEIIGKKVTVLVNLAPRALRGVDSEGMILMTEDANGKLVFVNPDTDGVNNGETIN, encoded by the coding sequence ATGTCCGAGAAACTCAAAAACCCATCTAGATATACTATTACAGCTGCCTTACCATACACCAATGGCCCTATACATATAGGTCATTTAGCAGGTGTTTATGTTCCTGCAGATATTTATAGCAGATATTTACGTTTAACAGGTAAAGATGTTGCTTTTGTTTGTGGTAGCGATGAACATGGTGTTGCTATTTCTATGAAAGCTAAAAAAGAAGGTGTTTCTCCACAAGAGATAATTGATAAATACCATGCAATTATCAAGCAATCTTTTCTAGATTTTGGTATTACATTTGATAATTACTCAAGAACTTCTGCTCCTATTCATCATGAAACTGCATCTGAGTTTTTTAAAACAATGTATGAGCATGGCGATTTTATTGAAGAAACTACAGAACAATTATATGACGCTGAAGCGAATCAATTTCTAGCAGATAGATTTGTTGTCGGTACATGCCCAAAATGTGGCAATGAAGAAGCGTATGGAGACCAGTGTGAAAATTGTGGTTCTACATTAAATGCTACCGATTTAATAAATCCAAAATCTACTATTTCAGGAGCTGTACCTACAGTAAAAGAAACCAAACATTGGTTTTTACCTTTAGACAGACATGAAGAGTTTTTAAAAAAATGGATTTTAGAAGGACATAAAAACGATTGGAAACCTAACGTATACGGCCAATGTAAATCTTGGATTGATGATGGTTTAAAACCACGTGCTGTAACTCGTGATTTAGATTGGGGTATACCTGTACCAGTACCTGGCGGAGAAGGAAAAGTATTATATGTTTGGTTTGATGCGCCTATTGGTTACATTTCATCTACAAAAGAATGGGCTGCTCGCGAAGGAAAAGATTGGGAACCTTATTGGAAAGATGAAAACACTAAAATGGTTCATTTTATTGGTAAAGACAATATTGTTTTTCACTGTATTATCTTCCCTAGTATTTTAAAAGCTCATGGCGGTTATATTCTACCTGATAACGTGCCTGCCAACGAATTTTTAAATTTAGAAGGCAACAAATTGTCTACTTCTAAAAACTGGGCTGTTTGGTTACATGAATATTTAGAAGATTTTCCGAACATGCAAGATGTTTTACGCTATACACTAACGGCAAATGCTCCCGAGACAAAGGATAATGATTTTACTTGGAAAGATTTTCAAGCAAGAAATAATAATGAGTTAGTTGCTATTTTTGGTAACTTTATTAACCGTGTAGTTGTATTAAGCAATAAATACTATAATGGTATTATTCCTGCTCCAGCTGAATTTTCAGATATAGATAAAGATACATTAGCAGAAATTAAAAAATATCCTGAAATTATATCTAGTTCTATAGAACGTTACCGTTTTAGAGAAGCTGGGCAAGAGTTAATGAATTTAGCTCGTTTAGGCAATAAATACTTAGCAGACGAAGAACCTTGGAAGGTTATAAAACAAGACGAAGAAAGAGTAAAAACCATCATGTTTGTCGCATTGCAAATTGCTTCTGCTTTAGCCGTTTTAAGCGAACCATTTTTACCTTTTACAGCTACTAAATTAAAAGGTATCTTAAAAACTGAAGGCTTAAATAGTTGGTCTGATATTTCTGAAAAAGAAATTTTAATTGCTGCTAATCATCAAATTGGTGCAGCTGAATTATTATTTTCTAAAGTGGAAGACGAAGCTATACAAGCACAATTAGATAAACTTGAAGCTACTAAAAAGGCTAACGAAAACGCAAATAAAGAAGTGACTGCACAAAAAGAAACAATAACGTTTGATGATTTTTCAAAATTAGATATTAGAGTAGGTACCATTATCGAAGCTGAAAAAATGCCAAAAGCTAAAAAACTTTTAGTATTAAAAGTAGATACAGGTATTGATGTTAGAACTATCGTTTCTGGAATTGCAGAAAGTTTTAAGCCAGAAGAAATTATTGGAAAAAAAGTTACTGTTTTAGTAAACCTTGCACCAAGAGCATTACGTGGTGTTGATAGTGAAGGTATGATTTTAATGACTGAAGATGCCAATGGAAAATTAGTTTTTGTAAATCCAGATACTGATGGCGTTAATAATGGAGAGACAATCAATTAA
- a CDS encoding DUF1501 domain-containing protein has translation MCDTHNTPHKGKDHEGHDLEHKLWNRRSFLQAMGIVGSGSMMLGSNIVSASSASPLSSAIADTETDKILILIRLAGGNDGLSTVIPIEQYDTYANARPNIYIPESKVLKLTDEFGIPSYMKSLEPLWGEGQFKAVNGVGYKNQSLSHFTGSDIFANTDPLNTTGFSGENTGWMGRHFEESYPDYLMNPPEAPAAIQIGQYGSLVFQGEETNYAFVTSNIDQLERIAETGDNFGLDDTLFNDCMYGDQIKFLRGVANTTYEYSGKIHEAYERGENQVEYQDNGFAKQMALLARLIKGNLGTKVYMISMGGFDTHGNQPLTHERLMTQLSAAINNFYEDIAFTQQDDKVLSMTFSEFGRRIYENGSNGTDHGKAAPTLFFGSGLNGSAFVGEHPKLDDPDGRGNLEYTVDFRELYGTVLAEWLCVDRGLVEKHLLGHPYKAINLGFNCSGETLDDLELSDGEPTPPTVDEPVAIDPTPELLNQVVHKPYYPTKENPWIHLELPFTSHVDIQLYNIMGQNLGTVFNEMMLQGAVEINIRERMSKHLAAGKYIYRIRVQDKKMSKSVMVA, from the coding sequence ATGTGCGATACTCATAACACACCCCATAAAGGAAAAGACCATGAAGGTCACGATTTAGAGCATAAACTATGGAATAGGCGATCTTTTTTACAAGCTATGGGAATAGTTGGTTCTGGGTCAATGATGCTAGGGAGTAATATTGTAAGTGCGTCATCTGCATCGCCACTTTCTAGTGCTATTGCAGATACAGAAACAGACAAAATTTTAATATTAATACGATTAGCAGGTGGTAATGATGGTTTAAGTACCGTAATACCTATCGAACAATATGATACCTATGCTAATGCACGACCAAATATTTATATTCCAGAAAGTAAAGTTTTAAAGCTTACCGATGAGTTTGGTATTCCTTCTTATATGAAATCATTAGAACCTCTTTGGGGTGAAGGTCAGTTTAAAGCGGTTAACGGTGTTGGGTATAAAAACCAAAGTTTATCTCATTTTACGGGATCAGATATTTTTGCAAACACTGACCCTTTAAATACCACAGGTTTTTCAGGAGAAAATACAGGTTGGATGGGTAGACACTTTGAAGAGTCTTATCCTGATTATTTAATGAATCCACCTGAAGCACCTGCTGCTATACAAATTGGACAATACGGAAGCTTAGTTTTTCAAGGTGAAGAAACTAATTATGCCTTTGTAACTAGTAATATAGATCAATTAGAAAGAATTGCTGAAACTGGTGATAATTTTGGTTTAGATGATACTCTTTTCAACGATTGCATGTATGGTGATCAAATAAAGTTTTTAAGAGGTGTTGCTAATACTACTTACGAATATTCAGGAAAAATACATGAAGCTTACGAGCGTGGTGAAAACCAAGTAGAGTATCAAGATAATGGTTTTGCTAAACAAATGGCATTACTTGCTAGATTGATAAAAGGTAATTTAGGTACAAAAGTATATATGATATCTATGGGCGGTTTTGATACACACGGTAATCAACCTCTAACCCATGAAAGATTAATGACACAATTGTCTGCTGCTATTAATAACTTTTATGAAGATATTGCTTTTACGCAACAAGACGATAAAGTTTTAAGTATGACTTTTTCTGAATTTGGAAGAAGAATTTATGAAAACGGATCTAATGGAACCGACCACGGAAAAGCTGCACCAACCTTATTTTTTGGTTCAGGCTTAAATGGTAGTGCCTTTGTAGGTGAACATCCAAAATTAGATGATCCTGATGGAAGAGGTAACTTAGAATATACTGTAGATTTTAGAGAGCTTTATGGTACCGTTTTAGCCGAATGGCTTTGTGTAGATAGAGGTTTAGTTGAAAAACATTTACTAGGCCACCCATATAAAGCAATTAACCTTGGTTTTAATTGTAGTGGTGAAACTTTAGATGATTTAGAATTAAGTGATGGTGAACCTACTCCGCCTACTGTAGATGAGCCAGTTGCTATTGACCCTACGCCAGAATTGTTAAACCAAGTTGTACATAAACCATATTACCCTACTAAAGAAAACCCTTGGATTCATTTAGAGCTTCCTTTTACTTCGCATGTAGATATTCAATTATACAACATAATGGGACAAAATTTAGGTACCGTATTTAATGAAATGATGTTACAAGGTGCTGTAGAGATAAATATTAGAGAACGCATGTCTAAACATTTAGCTGCAGGTAAGTACATTTATAGAATACGTGTACAAGATAAAAAAATGAGTAAATCTGTTATGGTAGCTTAA
- a CDS encoding DUF1800 family protein — protein sequence MEYFINCNTSPLAPLSASLDKQKAEHLYRRLGLSASVETINSAIGRSVNVVIDELINEASSKPLTPEPAWANWNRANYPDDGDLSREILNAQRENWILAYSNDVLTNNLRDRLSFFWSNHFVTEVRNYEAPSYLYQYTNCLQRFSIGNFKDFTSEIGLTNAMLYYLDGVFNNGNNPNENYAREIYELFCLGEGNNYTEDDIIETARALTGYVERGDIQWSPVTFDVTKHDATTKTIFNQTGNWGYDDVINILFTERPNEISYFICKKLYEFFVHPDSTDAAGNAEQIINGMATTFRAENFEIAPVLSQLFKSQHFFDEEAIGVLIKSPFDLYFNLINETGFSYDDSIIANIINTSELLGQEIFNQPGVEGWYRDRYWINTNFMIGRWLSAEMFLELFYTNSPEQFFDFAVSVTPNPSTENNPDVVTTAILNKLLPKGIADDELQNALDVFRDDGLTQYYASPDGDGSWDLYSYAESSRQQTYFLLLHIIRQPEFQLK from the coding sequence GATCTGTTAATGTTGTTATAGACGAATTAATAAATGAAGCTTCAAGTAAACCACTAACTCCTGAACCAGCTTGGGCTAATTGGAATAGAGCAAATTACCCTGATGATGGAGATTTGAGTCGTGAAATTTTAAATGCTCAAAGAGAAAATTGGATTCTTGCTTACAGTAATGATGTTCTTACTAATAACCTAAGAGATCGTCTTAGTTTTTTCTGGAGCAATCATTTTGTTACAGAAGTTAGAAATTATGAAGCTCCTTCCTACCTATATCAATACACAAACTGTTTACAGCGCTTTTCAATTGGAAATTTTAAAGATTTTACTAGCGAAATAGGCTTAACAAATGCTATGCTTTATTATTTAGATGGGGTTTTTAATAACGGAAATAATCCAAATGAGAATTATGCTCGTGAAATTTACGAGCTCTTCTGTTTAGGTGAAGGTAATAATTACACTGAAGACGATATTATTGAAACTGCCAGAGCACTAACTGGTTATGTCGAAAGAGGCGATATACAATGGTCTCCTGTAACTTTTGATGTTACTAAACATGACGCTACTACTAAAACTATCTTTAACCAAACAGGAAACTGGGGTTATGATGATGTTATAAACATACTGTTTACTGAAAGACCAAACGAGATAAGCTACTTTATTTGCAAAAAGTTATATGAATTTTTTGTTCACCCAGATTCAACTGATGCGGCAGGAAATGCAGAACAAATTATAAATGGTATGGCTACTACTTTTAGAGCCGAAAACTTTGAAATTGCACCTGTACTTTCTCAACTTTTTAAAAGTCAACATTTTTTTGATGAAGAAGCAATTGGTGTACTTATAAAAAGTCCGTTTGATTTATATTTCAACCTTATTAATGAAACTGGTTTTTCTTATGATGATAGTATTATAGCTAATATTATAAATACATCTGAATTACTTGGTCAAGAAATTTTTAACCAGCCTGGTGTAGAAGGTTGGTATAGAGATCGATATTGGATAAATACAAACTTTATGATTGGCAGATGGTTATCTGCTGAAATGTTTTTAGAGTTATTTTACACAAACAGCCCTGAACAATTTTTTGATTTCGCAGTTTCTGTTACCCCTAATCCATCAACAGAGAATAATCCGGATGTTGTAACCACTGCAATTTTAAATAAATTATTACCAAAAGGTATTGCAGATGATGAATTGCAAAATGCACTAGATGTTTTCAGAGATGATGGTTTAACACAATATTACGCATCACCTGACGGAGATGGCTCTTGGGATCTTTATAGCTATGCGGAATCGTCAAGACAACAAACCTACTTTTTATTACTACACATTATTAGACAACCAGAATTTCAATTAAAATAA